The following proteins come from a genomic window of Corynebacterium falsenii:
- a CDS encoding monovalent cation/H+ antiporter subunit D family protein — MTAGNILPLFVVVALLGAATTAAIPWSRVRRIIAIAVPAAGIVGSIWILTEVYDGTVIADNVGDFVGGIAIPFAADTLTGVMLLATSVVALTANWFADVVGESRTRFYPALTLMLIGGVYGALLTADLFNLFVFIEVMLMPSFGLVAMTGTWARLAAARMFIIVNLVTSSLLLAGVALVYGVVGTTNIAALAGSAGPRGTEFASGVFGDQWQLVVPMGMVLLALAIKAGLAPVHTWLPQAYPSTSPAVMGLFSGLHTKVGVYAIFRVFMTIFEGDRTWSWALVVIMAVGMIVGGFGGLSESTLRRVISYQMVNGIPVILLALAFLANNPKLMLSAALFYMLHHMVVAASLIMASGAIEETYGTSRLRPLSGIMRRDPFVSTVFAAGALAIVGLPPFSGLWGKLALVLGMAQDGSWRAWIGIGALIVGSIGALMSMIYAWREVFWGRQMNANEMDPNLRVPQRYVWPSATLMIISVAMFFGAGPVFNFTGKAAHNLTDTTAYVQAVLKDPETAVGVVLPPGPSGLDNVPKDKLSTAGAGVRQEQTDRKQARDPEQYNSTERANNSPGPKDGE, encoded by the coding sequence ATGACAGCCGGAAACATCCTCCCGCTCTTCGTCGTCGTGGCCCTGCTCGGCGCGGCGACCACCGCGGCGATCCCGTGGAGTCGCGTGCGACGCATCATCGCCATCGCGGTGCCCGCAGCGGGCATCGTGGGCTCCATCTGGATCCTCACCGAGGTCTACGACGGCACCGTGATCGCCGACAATGTGGGCGACTTCGTGGGTGGCATCGCCATCCCCTTCGCCGCAGATACGCTCACGGGCGTGATGCTGCTGGCCACCTCCGTGGTGGCGCTGACCGCCAACTGGTTCGCTGACGTGGTGGGCGAATCCCGCACCCGCTTCTACCCCGCGCTGACGCTCATGCTCATCGGCGGCGTGTACGGTGCCCTGCTCACCGCCGACCTATTCAACCTGTTCGTGTTCATCGAGGTCATGCTCATGCCCTCGTTCGGTTTGGTGGCCATGACAGGCACGTGGGCACGCCTGGCCGCTGCGCGCATGTTCATCATCGTCAACCTCGTGACCTCCAGCCTGCTGCTCGCGGGCGTGGCCCTGGTCTACGGCGTGGTGGGCACCACCAACATCGCCGCTCTGGCTGGTTCCGCCGGCCCGCGCGGAACAGAGTTCGCCTCTGGCGTGTTCGGTGATCAGTGGCAGCTCGTGGTGCCCATGGGCATGGTGCTGCTGGCGCTGGCGATTAAGGCCGGTCTGGCGCCGGTGCACACGTGGCTGCCGCAGGCCTACCCGTCCACCTCTCCTGCGGTCATGGGGCTGTTCTCCGGTCTGCACACGAAGGTGGGCGTGTACGCGATCTTCCGCGTGTTCATGACCATCTTCGAAGGCGATCGCACCTGGTCGTGGGCCCTGGTGGTCATCATGGCCGTGGGCATGATCGTCGGTGGTTTCGGCGGCTTGTCTGAGTCCACTTTGCGCCGCGTGATCTCCTACCAGATGGTCAACGGCATCCCCGTGATTCTGCTGGCCTTGGCTTTCCTGGCGAACAACCCGAAGCTCATGCTCAGCGCCGCGCTGTTCTACATGCTGCACCACATGGTGGTCGCGGCATCGCTGATCATGGCCTCCGGCGCGATCGAGGAGACGTACGGCACCTCCCGCCTGCGCCCGCTGTCGGGCATCATGCGCCGCGACCCGTTTGTCTCTACCGTGTTCGCCGCCGGTGCGCTGGCCATCGTTGGTTTGCCGCCGTTTTCCGGCCTGTGGGGCAAGCTGGCCCTCGTGCTGGGCATGGCCCAGGATGGCTCGTGGCGCGCGTGGATCGGCATCGGCGCGCTGATTGTCGGGTCGATCGGCGCCCTGATGTCGATGATCTACGCCTGGCGTGAAGTCTTCTGGGGCCGGCAGATGAACGCCAACGAGATGGATCCGAATCTGCGCGTTCCGCAGCGCTACGTGTGGCCGTCTGCCACGCTCATGATCATTTCCGTGGCGATGTTCTTCGGCGCCGGACCCGTGTTCAACTTCACGGGCAAGGCCGCCCACAACCTCACCGACACCACCGCCTACGTGCAGGCGGTGCTCAAGGATCCCGAGACTGCGGTGGGCGTTGTGCTGCCGCCTGGGCCTTCCGGCTTGGACAACGTGCCGAAGGACAAGCTGTCCACGGCCGGTGCCGGTGTGCGCCAGGAGCAGACCGACCGCAAGCAGGCTCGCGACCCGGAGCAGTACAATTCCACCGAGCGCGCCAATAACTCCCCCGGCCCCAAGGACGGTGAGTAA
- a CDS encoding Na+/H+ antiporter subunit E translates to MSLFRTIGHCIAYPVWLTGQVIKESVVMAVDTLGTGRHIAPVVIYYPLRVTKERDIAAFMASITMTPGTLALGVTGPKEVDYDAAAGKRSSKDAFAVARSEYGTHGLTHVQRFLAVHAMYGSEPEELLADLAHMEEKLAPSVRGKKLNFKVENLVERGRPGPRGFRGSRGGRASDETVFDVEKVDPTPHASAFVSAIMAMDDDDDDSSGSSSSSDATTGTRLGQSKGDQPEKNKGRFGKKMAERRDARKQRKAANAKPDVDSHSGDNLGASRPDREGRTKPGETLYDPLYPNNRPKGDHDVDGSERWKNPPKSWAEEEKAARERERAKKKKAEQKKRQEN, encoded by the coding sequence ATGTCCCTCTTTCGCACCATCGGGCACTGCATTGCCTACCCCGTGTGGTTGACCGGCCAGGTCATTAAGGAATCGGTGGTCATGGCCGTCGATACCCTGGGCACCGGTCGCCACATCGCACCGGTTGTGATCTACTACCCGCTGCGGGTCACGAAGGAACGAGACATCGCGGCCTTCATGGCCTCGATCACGATGACACCCGGCACCCTTGCCCTCGGCGTCACTGGCCCCAAGGAAGTCGATTACGACGCCGCCGCGGGCAAACGGTCTTCTAAGGATGCTTTTGCGGTGGCCAGGTCTGAGTACGGCACCCATGGTTTGACCCACGTGCAGCGCTTCCTCGCTGTGCACGCCATGTACGGTTCGGAGCCCGAGGAGCTGCTCGCTGACTTGGCCCACATGGAGGAGAAGCTCGCGCCGTCGGTGCGTGGAAAGAAGCTGAACTTCAAGGTGGAGAACCTCGTGGAGCGTGGTCGCCCCGGTCCTCGTGGTTTCCGCGGCAGTCGTGGTGGCAGGGCCTCGGACGAGACAGTCTTCGATGTGGAGAAGGTTGATCCCACGCCCCATGCTTCGGCGTTCGTGTCTGCCATCATGGCGATGGATGATGATGACGACGATTCATCCGGCTCGTCCTCTTCGTCCGACGCCACTACGGGGACTCGCCTCGGCCAGTCCAAGGGTGACCAGCCGGAGAAGAACAAGGGCCGCTTCGGTAAGAAGATGGCTGAGCGCCGCGATGCCCGCAAGCAGCGCAAGGCCGCCAACGCGAAGCCGGATGTGGATAGCCACAGCGGCGATAATCTGGGTGCATCCCGCCCGGACCGCGAGGGTCGCACGAAGCCCGGCGAGACGCTCTACGATCCCCTGTACCCGAACAACCGGCCGAAGGGCGATCACGATGTTGATGGCTCTGAGCGCTGGAAGAATCCGCCGAAGAGCTGGGCTGAGGAAGAGAAGGCAGCTCGCGAGAGGGAGCGGGCAAAGAAGAAAAAGGCTGAGCAAAAGAAGAGGCAGGAAAACTAA
- a CDS encoding monovalent cation/H+ antiporter complex subunit F yields the protein MEPTDLLTIMVCIAGAIVLLALITVLWHASTTDNDARRAVTADIVFMAMAGLFLCYTLLNRSSITYEVAMFAGLFGVLSTVAYARIITRGRR from the coding sequence ATGGAACCCACCGATCTGCTCACCATCATGGTGTGTATCGCCGGGGCCATCGTGCTGCTGGCGCTCATTACCGTGCTGTGGCACGCGAGCACCACGGATAACGACGCCCGCCGTGCCGTGACGGCAGACATTGTCTTTATGGCTATGGCTGGATTGTTCCTGTGTTACACGCTGCTCAACCGCAGCAGCATCACCTACGAGGTCGCGATGTTTGCCGGTCTCTTCGGTGTGCTCTCCACCGTGGCCTACGCCCGCATCATCACTCGAGGAAGGCGCTGA
- a CDS encoding Na+/H+ antiporter subunit G has protein sequence MTTIVNTPLASGQSFVLAAAQEQVQYSDPSWFAVILTGALAITGSIFIFVTARAMYLAPDALSQVNMVGPAVGLGLPLLIAANLVYSFATEGFVLGYLIRAIVAITALLVVSSVGSSVMGRALHATHWDHTVPLSGGKRAKDSF, from the coding sequence ATGACGACTATCGTGAACACTCCCCTTGCTTCCGGGCAGTCTTTTGTTCTGGCTGCCGCGCAGGAACAGGTTCAGTATTCCGATCCGAGTTGGTTTGCGGTGATCCTCACGGGTGCCCTGGCCATCACGGGCTCGATCTTCATCTTCGTCACGGCCCGCGCCATGTACCTGGCTCCGGACGCGCTGAGCCAAGTCAACATGGTTGGCCCGGCGGTTGGGCTGGGGCTTCCCCTGCTCATCGCCGCGAACCTGGTGTATTCCTTCGCCACCGAGGGCTTTGTTCTGGGCTACCTGATTCGGGCGATCGTGGCGATCACCGCGCTGCTGGTGGTTAGTTCCGTTGGCTCCAGCGTGATGGGCCGAGCCCTGCATGCCACGCACTGGGACCACACTGTGCCGCTGTCCGGCGGAAAACG